The following are encoded in a window of uncultured Sphaerochaeta sp. genomic DNA:
- a CDS encoding DNA topoisomerase 3, with the protein MKQLVLAEKPSVGRELGRVLHCWKSEKGYREGDDYIVTWALGHLVELAQPAAYSDRYKRWSLRDLPMLPPVLKQEVIEQSKDQFSVVKQLIQRKDVDTVIIATDAGREGELVARWIMKLADYQGPAKRLWISSQTEGAIKEGFSNLKDATLYDDLYAAAESRAAADWYIGMNVTRALTCHYDAKLSAGRVQTPTLALMTQKEDEIEAFSGQFYWTIKADFTDFTASYYPTEDSIRINDEKSAKQKEAELIGKTGQVFSLETVERTEQPPLAYDLTELQRDANNLLDFSAKETLDTLQSLYEQHKIVTYPRTDSRYITSDIVSTLEKRLQALDATPFGSLASSYRIQGYRVDQERFVQDLKVSDHHAIIPTEQRVDLGRLNARERALWELIVLRFLEVLSPDYSYRTTTLIADVEGSRFKTRLTLPVAQGWRDVARVIGKRSAQPSITDEEEASPFLLSLKEGDPLTISSVKLRRLSTPSPVRYTEATLLSAMEHAGRFVEDAKLKKQLGGGLGTPATRADIIEKLIQNHYVERQGKELVPTPKGRELVRLAPEELRSPELTGLWEQRLGAIADGKEDSRRFLEDIKTHAVKLVDEVIKSSELFSPKFPDAKQCPFCKGPMMKVVDDIGQNHYLCQRLSCSYEEMEIKKRVMVPGKEKPAKVVVKAKSVSTPAEGTKKRVVLKKSMAKKPAMQSFSLPDDDKGPKFTWETVIEVVRPSKLAFRGPRRDEHQDRGGWKPPVQNKHIVEDVPSSGGSFADFLKASEERKKRDKKRK; encoded by the coding sequence TTGAAACAATTGGTATTAGCTGAAAAGCCGAGCGTCGGAAGGGAACTCGGACGTGTCTTGCACTGTTGGAAATCGGAGAAAGGCTACCGCGAAGGGGATGATTATATCGTAACCTGGGCGCTTGGACACCTGGTGGAGCTTGCCCAACCTGCTGCCTATAGTGACCGCTATAAAAGATGGTCATTGAGGGATCTTCCGATGTTGCCCCCTGTCTTGAAGCAGGAAGTGATCGAACAGAGCAAGGACCAATTTTCCGTGGTCAAGCAGCTCATCCAACGAAAGGATGTTGATACCGTGATCATTGCCACTGATGCAGGTAGGGAAGGCGAGTTGGTCGCCCGTTGGATCATGAAACTTGCAGACTACCAAGGACCGGCGAAAAGGCTTTGGATCAGCAGCCAGACAGAAGGAGCAATCAAGGAAGGATTCAGCAACCTCAAGGATGCAACACTCTATGACGACTTGTATGCAGCGGCGGAGAGTCGTGCTGCTGCTGACTGGTATATAGGGATGAATGTCACCAGGGCGTTGACGTGTCACTACGATGCAAAGCTCTCAGCAGGGCGGGTACAAACTCCAACCCTTGCCCTGATGACCCAGAAAGAGGATGAGATAGAAGCATTCAGTGGTCAGTTCTACTGGACGATCAAGGCTGACTTCACTGATTTTACTGCCTCCTATTACCCAACTGAGGACTCGATCAGGATCAATGATGAGAAGAGTGCCAAGCAGAAGGAGGCAGAGCTCATTGGAAAGACAGGGCAGGTCTTCTCCCTGGAAACAGTTGAGCGCACTGAACAACCACCTCTTGCTTATGACCTGACTGAACTGCAACGGGATGCAAACAATCTCCTCGATTTCAGTGCGAAGGAGACACTCGACACCCTGCAGTCCCTCTATGAACAGCACAAGATTGTAACCTATCCAAGAACTGACAGCCGCTACATTACCAGTGATATCGTATCCACACTGGAAAAGCGCCTACAGGCTCTTGATGCAACTCCGTTTGGCAGTCTTGCCAGCTCATACCGAATACAGGGGTATCGGGTCGACCAAGAGCGGTTTGTCCAGGATCTGAAGGTGAGCGACCACCATGCAATCATACCCACAGAGCAACGTGTTGATCTTGGCAGGCTGAACGCCAGGGAGCGAGCCCTCTGGGAGTTGATCGTCCTTCGCTTCCTTGAGGTGCTCAGCCCCGATTACTCCTACCGGACAACTACCCTGATCGCTGATGTGGAAGGTTCACGATTCAAGACCCGTCTTACCCTTCCAGTTGCGCAGGGGTGGAGAGATGTTGCCCGTGTGATCGGTAAACGCAGTGCCCAGCCTTCGATCACCGATGAGGAAGAGGCCAGTCCCTTCCTGCTCTCCCTGAAGGAGGGTGACCCGCTGACCATCTCAAGTGTGAAGCTTAGAAGGCTTTCCACTCCATCCCCTGTCCGGTACACGGAGGCAACATTGCTCTCTGCCATGGAGCATGCTGGACGGTTCGTTGAGGATGCAAAACTCAAGAAACAGCTGGGAGGAGGGCTCGGAACTCCCGCAACCCGTGCAGACATCATCGAGAAATTGATACAGAACCACTATGTGGAACGCCAGGGGAAGGAACTGGTTCCCACTCCCAAGGGAAGGGAGTTGGTTCGTCTTGCCCCTGAGGAGCTTCGCTCGCCTGAGCTGACCGGGCTCTGGGAACAACGTCTGGGTGCAATTGCTGATGGCAAGGAGGATAGCCGTCGTTTTCTCGAGGACATCAAGACCCACGCAGTGAAACTCGTTGATGAGGTCATCAAGAGCAGTGAGCTGTTCTCACCAAAATTCCCCGATGCCAAACAGTGTCCTTTCTGCAAAGGTCCCATGATGAAGGTGGTTGATGATATCGGTCAGAACCACTACCTGTGCCAGAGACTCTCCTGCTCCTATGAGGAGATGGAGATCAAGAAACGGGTCATGGTTCCTGGAAAGGAGAAGCCGGCTAAAGTGGTGGTGAAGGCAAAGAGTGTAAGTACTCCAGCTGAGGGGACCAAGAAACGTGTGGTACTGAAGAAATCCATGGCCAAGAAACCGGCAATGCAATCATTCTCCCTGCCTGATGATGACAAGGGGCCCAAGTTCACATGGGAGACTGTCATCGAGGTTGTTCGTCCAAGCAAGTTGGCCTTTCGTGGCCCGCGTAGGGATGAGCACCAGGACAGGGGAGGGTGGAAACCTCCTGTGCAGAATAAACATATAGTAGAGGATGTGCCTTCCAGTGGTGGGAGCTTTGCCGATTTCCTGAAGGCCAGTGAGGAACGAAAAAAACGCGATAAGAAAAGAAAATAG
- a CDS encoding 4Fe-4S binding protein: protein MAFDIASFFGLKPAGPKEPKVLTVLTHRCPQNHRCPAVGVCPSGALTQKGFAAPKVDKRKCTDCGKCTRYCFPGALKMKRKEGA, encoded by the coding sequence ATGGCATTTGACATCGCATCATTTTTTGGTTTGAAACCAGCAGGGCCTAAAGAGCCAAAAGTATTGACCGTACTCACCCACCGTTGCCCACAGAACCATCGTTGTCCAGCAGTAGGAGTCTGCCCTTCCGGTGCCTTGACCCAGAAAGGATTTGCTGCACCCAAAGTAGACAAAAGGAAATGTACTGATTGCGGTAAATGCACTCGTTACTGCTTTCCCGGAGCCCTGAAGATGAAACGGAAGGAGGGTGCATGA
- a CDS encoding 4Fe-4S binding protein, protein MTKHSRGLLPGLFIITLAYFSLGFVSILFANLALLCMALPFILLARVKKKVWCQNYCPRASYLNQIGKKHNWRKNPRFITSGKARYYMLWYFGLNLMFIAGSTTQIAMGNMEAMPYIRLFIAIPLFPLPQLLQVSVPPFLMHLSYRFYSMMLSTTILASILALIYRPRLWCAICPIGTLQDKALSWMKE, encoded by the coding sequence ATGACCAAGCATTCCAGAGGATTGCTTCCAGGCCTTTTCATCATCACCCTTGCCTATTTTTCCCTGGGTTTTGTTTCCATACTCTTTGCCAACCTTGCCCTTCTTTGCATGGCGCTTCCCTTCATCCTGCTTGCAAGGGTCAAGAAAAAGGTATGGTGCCAGAACTACTGCCCACGGGCAAGTTATCTCAACCAAATAGGAAAAAAGCACAACTGGAGAAAAAATCCTCGATTCATCACCAGCGGTAAAGCAAGATACTATATGCTCTGGTACTTTGGACTGAATCTGATGTTCATTGCCGGATCGACAACCCAGATAGCCATGGGGAATATGGAGGCAATGCCGTACATACGTCTCTTTATTGCCATCCCGTTATTTCCCCTTCCACAGTTGCTGCAGGTAAGTGTACCACCATTCCTCATGCATCTCTCCTATCGTTTCTATTCCATGATGCTCAGTACAACGATTCTTGCCAGCATCCTAGCCCTCATCTACCGTCCTCGCCTATGGTGTGCCATCTGCCCGATCGGAACGCTCCAGGACAAGGCCTTGTCCTGGATGAAGGAATAA
- a CDS encoding 4Fe-4S binding protein translates to MAYKITDACIACGTCLPECPTGAISEGDIYVIDADACIDCGTCADVCPTAAIIQE, encoded by the coding sequence ATGGCTTACAAAATCACAGATGCATGTATTGCATGTGGAACGTGTCTGCCGGAATGTCCTACCGGTGCGATCTCTGAAGGCGACATCTATGTAATTGATGCAGATGCATGCATCGATTGCGGTACTTGCGCTGATGTATGTCCTACCGCTGCTATCATCCAGGAGTAG
- the xseA gene encoding exodeoxyribonuclease VII large subunit, translating into MHDLFHTDLTVSELTSLIKRTLEEGFYGLKVTGEISNFRPSSTGHWFFTLKDANAQISAVMFKGRTWKVDFTPSEGDKVTVTGNLDVYGARGTYQIKCESMEKSGQGEILALLEARKRLYASKGYFDESLKKPIPSQPHRVGVVTSATGAALQDILNVLNRRSPSLDVLVLPAVVQGESSAASIANRIMQANSLLLCDVLIVGRGGGSLEDLLPFSEDVVLEAMHESEIPIISAVGHEIDWALSDYVADLRAPTPSAAAELVSQGYLDLRQNLKSLQVEMQKAMQYRLTLATYQLGKFDARQIHAIIDNREYLLANASQNLINTGQQKVRENRARYESAARELQALSPLAILARGYAAVQSESGTLIKSKEQATIGEVVRLTFVDGKRTAQIKE; encoded by the coding sequence ATGCATGATCTGTTTCACACTGATCTGACGGTCAGTGAGCTGACGAGCCTGATAAAGAGAACCCTCGAGGAAGGTTTTTACGGATTGAAGGTCACCGGGGAGATTTCCAATTTCCGCCCTTCGTCAACCGGTCATTGGTTCTTCACCCTCAAGGATGCAAACGCCCAGATCAGCGCAGTTATGTTCAAGGGCAGGACCTGGAAGGTCGATTTCACCCCATCTGAAGGCGACAAGGTCACGGTAACCGGTAACCTGGATGTATATGGGGCAAGAGGGACGTACCAGATCAAGTGTGAGAGCATGGAGAAATCAGGACAGGGAGAGATCCTTGCTCTGCTTGAGGCACGCAAGAGACTGTACGCAAGCAAGGGGTACTTCGATGAATCATTGAAAAAGCCCATCCCCAGCCAGCCCCATCGCGTAGGCGTGGTAACCAGTGCAACAGGGGCTGCCCTGCAGGACATCCTCAATGTACTGAACCGTCGCTCCCCATCCCTGGACGTACTGGTACTTCCTGCAGTTGTACAGGGTGAGAGCAGTGCAGCTTCCATTGCAAACCGAATCATGCAGGCAAACAGCCTGCTGCTCTGTGATGTCTTGATCGTTGGACGAGGAGGTGGTTCCCTGGAAGACCTGCTTCCCTTCAGCGAGGATGTAGTCCTGGAGGCAATGCATGAATCAGAGATACCCATCATCAGTGCGGTAGGACATGAGATAGACTGGGCGCTCTCTGACTATGTTGCAGACCTGAGAGCACCTACCCCTTCTGCTGCTGCCGAGCTGGTAAGCCAGGGCTATCTCGATTTGCGGCAGAACCTGAAATCACTGCAGGTAGAGATGCAGAAAGCCATGCAGTATCGCCTTACCCTTGCCACCTACCAACTGGGCAAGTTTGATGCGAGACAGATTCATGCGATCATAGACAACAGGGAGTACCTTCTTGCCAACGCCAGCCAGAATCTCATCAATACCGGCCAGCAGAAAGTTCGGGAAAACCGAGCTAGATATGAATCAGCGGCAAGAGAGTTGCAAGCCCTTTCTCCCCTTGCTATACTAGCGCGAGGCTATGCAGCGGTCCAAAGCGAGAGTGGAACGCTGATCAAGAGCAAGGAACAGGCAACAATCGGGGAAGTCGTGCGTCTGACATTCGTTGATGGCAAGCGAACGGCACAGATAAAGGAGTAA
- the xseB gene encoding exodeoxyribonuclease VII small subunit — MSFESDVKRIEEIAQKLNQMETSLEESLSLFEEGMRLSKALEKTLSEAKRKVEVILSEDLTEAETTVLE, encoded by the coding sequence ATGAGTTTTGAATCGGATGTCAAAAGAATCGAGGAGATAGCTCAGAAACTCAACCAGATGGAGACTTCTCTTGAGGAGAGTCTTTCCTTGTTCGAGGAAGGCATGCGCCTATCCAAGGCACTGGAGAAAACACTCTCTGAGGCCAAACGCAAAGTAGAGGTCATTCTCTCAGAAGACCTAACGGAAGCAGAAACAACAGTACTCGAATAA
- the purU gene encoding formyltetrahydrofolate deformylase, with amino-acid sequence MASKQKKIIFLIQCEDRKGILSATSTWFYQRSYNILHCQQHTDNTEGRYFMRIELDMADLKTTRKQLEEDFSVFAEEYNLSWECHYSDYRSRMAILVSKTSHCLYDLIARKDEGDLQCDIPLIISNHPDLEIIANQFRIPFYYLPVTPQTKAEQEMKVRTLLKRFDIDVVVLARYMQILSSDFIDEWQGKIINIHHGFLPAFQGANPYRRAYERGVKMIGATAHYASEDLDQGPIIEQDVVRVNHELGPAGLRDVGKDVERRVLAKGVQAHLESRIIIFKNRTIVFSSEQ; translated from the coding sequence ATGGCGAGCAAACAGAAGAAAATCATCTTCCTCATCCAGTGTGAGGATCGTAAGGGCATACTCAGCGCAACTTCAACCTGGTTCTACCAGCGTTCCTACAATATCCTGCATTGTCAGCAACATACCGACAACACCGAGGGGCGGTATTTCATGCGCATCGAACTGGATATGGCTGACCTGAAAACCACCCGCAAGCAGCTGGAAGAGGATTTCTCAGTCTTCGCCGAAGAGTACAACCTCTCTTGGGAGTGTCACTACAGCGACTATCGCTCCAGGATGGCCATCCTGGTAAGCAAGACCAGCCACTGTCTCTACGATCTTATTGCCAGGAAGGATGAAGGGGATCTCCAGTGTGATATTCCCTTGATCATCAGCAATCACCCCGACCTGGAGATCATTGCCAATCAATTCAGGATCCCATTCTACTATCTTCCGGTTACTCCACAGACCAAGGCAGAGCAGGAGATGAAGGTACGTACATTGCTCAAGCGTTTTGATATCGATGTAGTCGTACTTGCACGTTATATGCAGATTCTCTCTTCTGACTTTATTGATGAATGGCAGGGAAAGATCATCAACATCCATCATGGCTTCCTTCCCGCCTTCCAAGGGGCAAATCCCTATCGAAGGGCGTATGAGCGTGGAGTGAAAATGATTGGGGCAACCGCACACTATGCCAGTGAGGATCTGGATCAAGGTCCAATCATCGAGCAGGATGTGGTGAGAGTTAACCATGAGCTTGGGCCAGCCGGTCTCAGGGATGTAGGCAAGGATGTGGAAAGAAGAGTCCTCGCAAAAGGGGTGCAAGCACATCTGGAGAGCCGAATCATCATCTTCAAGAACCGAACGATTGTCTTTAGCTCAGAGCAATAG
- a CDS encoding ammonium transporter, producing the protein MFVSVDTLWVLLGSVLVFFMQAGFAMVETGFTRAKNAGNIIMKNLMDFSLGSAVFWILGFSLMFGGSNPFIGSLDLFVRGSYDSNIPTAAFLIFQTVFCATAATIVSGAMAERTKFSSYCLYSIVISAVIYPISGHWIWGGGWLSTLGFHDFAGSTAVHMVGGVAAFWGAKIIGARIDKYDEKGNAKAIPGHSLTLGALGVFILWFCWFGFNGGSSLSLTGDEAIVSTSTIMITTNLAAAFAATATMILTWIRYKKPDVSMTLNGALAGLVGITAGCDAVSPVGAALIGIISGIVVVFSVEFFEKVLRIDDPVGAISVHGVCGALGTILTGLFALDGGLFYGGGLALLGIQSVGVLSVMLWVSLTMGVVFFLIKKTVGLRVSKEEEIAGLDLEEHGLASSYADFMPVVAGFKATASIDEAVPVVNKVPPASPPSRDAEMYKVVIVSRQSKFNALKEALNDIGVMGMTLTQVMGCGMQKGQKEYYRGVPVSPTLLPKMQVETVVSKVPVRTVIETAKKALYTGHVGDGKIFVYTVDNVVKVRTGEEGYDALQDEVVPE; encoded by the coding sequence ATGTTCGTATCAGTAGACACCTTGTGGGTGTTGTTGGGCTCTGTATTGGTGTTTTTCATGCAGGCTGGATTTGCCATGGTTGAGACTGGTTTCACCAGGGCGAAGAATGCAGGAAATATCATCATGAAGAACCTGATGGATTTCAGTCTGGGAAGTGCGGTGTTCTGGATTCTGGGATTCTCGTTGATGTTCGGGGGAAGCAATCCCTTCATAGGGTCCCTCGATCTGTTTGTCCGTGGCTCATACGACTCAAACATCCCCACTGCTGCTTTCCTGATCTTTCAGACAGTATTCTGTGCAACTGCAGCCACCATTGTAAGTGGAGCGATGGCAGAGCGGACCAAATTTTCCTCTTATTGCCTGTATTCAATTGTGATCAGTGCAGTGATCTACCCGATCAGTGGGCACTGGATCTGGGGAGGTGGCTGGCTATCGACCCTGGGGTTCCATGATTTTGCGGGTTCTACCGCTGTGCATATGGTGGGTGGGGTTGCAGCATTCTGGGGAGCCAAGATTATCGGGGCAAGAATTGACAAGTATGATGAGAAGGGTAATGCAAAGGCAATCCCAGGGCATAGCTTGACCCTCGGAGCACTCGGGGTGTTCATCCTCTGGTTCTGTTGGTTCGGCTTCAATGGTGGCTCCTCCCTCTCCCTTACCGGTGACGAAGCAATTGTCTCCACGTCAACCATCATGATAACCACGAACCTCGCTGCAGCTTTTGCAGCTACTGCCACCATGATACTTACCTGGATTCGATACAAGAAGCCAGATGTATCCATGACACTTAACGGTGCGCTCGCTGGCTTGGTTGGCATTACCGCAGGCTGTGATGCTGTCTCCCCTGTAGGTGCTGCGCTCATTGGAATCATCAGCGGTATTGTGGTTGTGTTTTCTGTCGAATTCTTTGAGAAAGTGCTTCGTATCGATGACCCGGTTGGAGCCATCTCTGTACATGGCGTCTGTGGTGCGCTGGGTACCATACTAACCGGGTTGTTCGCACTTGATGGTGGACTTTTCTACGGTGGAGGCCTTGCTCTACTGGGAATCCAGAGTGTTGGTGTTCTCTCTGTGATGCTATGGGTTTCCCTGACCATGGGAGTGGTTTTCTTCCTTATCAAGAAAACTGTTGGACTGCGTGTCAGCAAGGAAGAGGAAATTGCAGGTCTGGACCTCGAAGAACATGGTCTTGCCTCCAGCTATGCTGACTTCATGCCGGTTGTTGCCGGATTCAAAGCAACAGCATCCATCGATGAGGCAGTCCCGGTGGTGAACAAAGTGCCACCTGCTTCCCCTCCTTCACGTGATGCAGAGATGTACAAGGTGGTCATTGTCAGTCGCCAGAGCAAGTTCAATGCGCTCAAGGAAGCCTTGAATGATATCGGTGTGATGGGAATGACGCTGACCCAGGTAATGGGCTGTGGAATGCAGAAAGGCCAAAAGGAGTACTACCGTGGGGTACCCGTCTCTCCGACCTTGCTTCCCAAGATGCAGGTTGAGACGGTGGTAAGCAAGGTTCCGGTACGGACGGTGATCGAAACGGCAAAGAAAGCCCTGTATACCGGACATGTCGGAGATGGCAAGATCTTCGTGTACACGGTTGACAATGTCGTCAAGGTACGTACCGGTGAGGAAGGGTACGATGCATTGCAGGATGAAGTGGTTCCCGAATAA
- a CDS encoding aminopeptidase → MADPREEKLAKLLVEYSVKLQKGESCLINAVDIPTSMTEALIKAVYDAGGYPVVNIWNQRIERAMVENASKESLEAWAEVDTYRMKQMDAFIGIRGIANVRELATIPAQSNLASTYYNIPVHMKTRLPYTKWVVLRYPTEIMAMQGGMGTREFEDFFYKVCTEVDYEAMAKAMAEAKTFLDTVDQVHIKAPGTDLQFSVKGMGWIPCAGEMNIPDGEIYSCPIKDSVNGTIAYNTASTYHGHQFKDVRFTFKDGKIVEAHSDDDALINEILDIDEGARYIGEFALGCNPGIMNPMDNILFDEKIYGSIHFTPGNAYEDCDNGNKSAVHWDLVQIQRGEYGGGEMYFDGELVRKDGVFVHPKLTCLNLSL, encoded by the coding sequence ATGGCAGATCCTAGAGAAGAGAAGCTGGCGAAGCTTCTGGTGGAGTATTCAGTAAAACTACAGAAGGGAGAATCCTGCTTGATCAATGCAGTCGATATACCCACGAGCATGACTGAGGCTCTGATAAAGGCAGTCTATGATGCAGGTGGATATCCTGTAGTCAATATCTGGAACCAGAGAATTGAACGTGCGATGGTGGAAAACGCGAGCAAAGAGTCCTTGGAGGCCTGGGCTGAGGTAGATACCTATCGGATGAAGCAGATGGATGCGTTCATCGGCATCAGGGGTATTGCCAATGTCCGAGAGCTTGCAACCATACCTGCCCAGTCCAATCTGGCAAGTACGTACTACAATATCCCTGTTCATATGAAGACCCGTCTTCCCTACACAAAATGGGTGGTCCTCCGCTATCCGACCGAAATCATGGCAATGCAGGGCGGCATGGGAACAAGGGAGTTCGAGGATTTCTTCTACAAGGTGTGTACTGAAGTCGATTATGAGGCAATGGCAAAAGCGATGGCGGAAGCAAAAACCTTCTTGGATACCGTTGACCAGGTGCATATCAAAGCACCAGGAACCGACTTGCAGTTCTCTGTGAAGGGAATGGGGTGGATCCCCTGTGCAGGGGAGATGAATATCCCGGACGGGGAGATCTACTCTTGCCCAATCAAGGATTCAGTGAATGGAACCATTGCCTACAACACTGCAAGCACCTATCACGGGCATCAGTTTAAGGATGTGCGATTCACCTTCAAGGATGGAAAGATTGTTGAGGCACACAGTGATGATGATGCCCTGATCAATGAAATCCTTGACATCGATGAAGGGGCTCGCTACATCGGGGAGTTTGCACTTGGATGTAATCCAGGCATCATGAACCCCATGGATAATATCCTCTTTGACGAGAAAATCTATGGATCAATCCACTTCACCCCGGGTAATGCCTATGAAGATTGCGATAATGGAAACAAGTCAGCAGTCCACTGGGATTTGGTACAGATCCAGAGAGGTGAGTATGGTGGGGGAGAGATGTACTTCGATGGTGAGCTGGTCAGAAAGGACGGTGTTTTTGTCCACCCGAAACTAACCTGCCTGAATCTTTCCCTCTAG
- a CDS encoding pseudouridine synthase, with amino-acid sequence MNDTMRLELVYEDHNILVVNKQANLPTVPLKTDPKDKPTLLGLVSLSFPEVLDVGGINTWEGGVLHRLDTATSGLVVIARTKEAYASLQAIQKADLFFKEYHALSHTYQDITRSGFPPYPYEDPFMYKGREISIGSLFRRYGENRKEVRPVLADSPRHLLDKTTGTWYLTKVWYSGTEGDSQKFTCRLSSGFRHQVRAHLAWSGWPIDGDMVYKGAEAEHLALKAVAVEFPHPVTAQPMEIRI; translated from the coding sequence ATGAATGATACTATGCGATTGGAACTTGTCTATGAGGACCACAATATTCTGGTGGTGAATAAACAGGCAAACCTGCCCACCGTACCGTTGAAGACAGATCCGAAGGACAAGCCTACATTGCTTGGCCTGGTATCCTTGTCTTTTCCAGAGGTGTTGGATGTCGGGGGAATCAATACGTGGGAGGGAGGTGTTTTGCACCGCTTGGATACCGCAACCAGTGGACTGGTTGTCATTGCACGCACAAAAGAAGCCTATGCTTCCCTGCAGGCAATCCAGAAAGCAGATCTCTTCTTCAAGGAATATCATGCACTTTCCCATACATATCAGGACATCACACGTTCCGGTTTTCCCCCCTATCCCTATGAAGATCCCTTTATGTATAAAGGCCGGGAAATCTCCATCGGAAGCCTCTTCAGGCGGTATGGAGAAAATCGAAAGGAAGTTCGTCCTGTACTCGCTGATAGCCCCCGTCATCTACTCGACAAGACAACCGGTACATGGTATCTCACCAAGGTATGGTACAGTGGGACTGAGGGCGATTCCCAGAAGTTTACGTGTCGACTAAGCTCGGGGTTCCGTCACCAGGTTCGGGCCCATCTGGCTTGGAGTGGGTGGCCAATCGATGGCGATATGGTATACAAAGGGGCAGAGGCAGAGCATTTGGCTCTCAAGGCTGTGGCTGTGGAATTTCCCCACCCGGTAACAGCCCAACCAATGGAAATACGAATCTAA
- a CDS encoding CBS domain-containing protein, which produces MQEIPINTYNSPNVILELIYKLKIKDVMTNDLVTATKDTPLREIQYIMRERQVTGLPIVLGKRLIGIVSMDDIIQALDKGYIDEKAQDHMTRNLIVLEDDMPISFAISYFDRFSYHRFPVLNKHKELVGMITSRDITSTLLVEINREIEDLEKRTRTTSLSEEMSGEIHTYSILKHDFENAGYASTEIKKRLKSAGIAPHVIRRAAIASYELEMNLVVHSDGGELIAEYSPQTIQITARDSGPGISDVESAMTAGWSTASEWIRSLGFGAGMGLPNVKSVADDFAIESTLNGTTVVCVITLHPNQEET; this is translated from the coding sequence ATGCAAGAGATACCCATCAATACCTATAATTCACCAAACGTTATCCTGGAGCTGATCTACAAACTGAAAATCAAGGATGTCATGACGAATGACTTGGTTACCGCTACAAAGGATACACCACTGAGGGAGATCCAGTACATCATGAGAGAGAGGCAGGTCACAGGCCTACCGATCGTACTTGGCAAGCGACTTATCGGTATTGTAAGTATGGATGACATCATCCAGGCACTCGACAAGGGGTATATCGATGAGAAAGCCCAGGACCATATGACACGTAATCTCATTGTCCTTGAGGATGATATGCCCATCTCTTTTGCAATCAGCTACTTCGATCGTTTCAGTTATCATCGATTTCCGGTTTTGAACAAACATAAGGAACTGGTAGGGATGATCACCAGCCGGGATATCACCAGTACCTTGTTGGTGGAGATCAACAGGGAGATTGAGGACCTTGAGAAGAGAACCCGCACCACCAGTCTCAGCGAGGAGATGAGCGGGGAAATCCACACCTACTCGATTCTCAAGCATGACTTTGAAAATGCAGGGTACGCCAGTACCGAGATAAAGAAACGACTCAAGAGTGCTGGCATTGCCCCTCATGTCATCCGTCGAGCTGCGATTGCAAGCTATGAGCTTGAGATGAATCTTGTGGTACACTCCGATGGTGGTGAGTTGATCGCAGAGTACTCCCCACAAACCATCCAGATCACCGCCCGTGACAGTGGGCCGGGTATCAGCGACGTGGAATCGGCCATGACGGCGGGATGGAGTACCGCCAGTGAATGGATACGCTCCCTAGGCTTTGGTGCCGGAATGGGGTTGCCCAATGTCAAATCAGTGGCGGACGACTTTGCCATAGAGAGCACACTCAATGGTACAACAGTTGTCTGCGTTATTACATTGCACCCAAATCAGGAGGAAACATAG
- a CDS encoding iron-sulfur binding hydrogenase yields MHVQDLAALEGFKAEHSELENWEITDAYCGDLLSDVMGNAPSESVLVTIQAHKNTVAVASLAGIRALVICNNRSVPSDMLEAAKEEDISIFTTKDTQFEASCKIAKALGRLDAGTD; encoded by the coding sequence ATGCATGTACAAGACCTTGCAGCCTTGGAAGGCTTCAAAGCAGAACATAGTGAATTGGAGAACTGGGAAATTACTGATGCCTATTGCGGTGATCTACTCAGTGATGTTATGGGGAATGCTCCCTCTGAGAGTGTTCTTGTCACCATTCAGGCCCACAAGAATACAGTAGCTGTCGCGTCCCTGGCAGGTATTCGCGCGCTGGTCATCTGCAACAACCGCAGTGTTCCTTCCGATATGCTGGAAGCAGCGAAGGAAGAGGATATCTCCATCTTTACCACCAAGGATACCCAGTTCGAAGCCAGCTGCAAGATTGCAAAGGCTTTGGGGAGACTTGATGCTGGTACCGATTGA